The following coding sequences are from one Triticum aestivum cultivar Chinese Spring chromosome 5A, IWGSC CS RefSeq v2.1, whole genome shotgun sequence window:
- the LOC123105638 gene encoding phenylacetaldehyde reductase, producing MATGVGEARGETVLVTGASGFIGSWTVRLLLARGYAVHAAVLNPDDKAETEHLLALAGGDEARVRFFPCDLLDGAAMLAAARGCSGVFHLASPCTVDRVLDPQKELVVPAVEGTLNVLRAAKDAGGVRRVVVTSSVSAVVPCPGWPAGEVLDERCWTDIDYCDKNGVWYPASKTLAEKAAWKFAEENGLDVVVVNPGTVLGPMIPPRINASMTMFLRLLEGCTEEYKDFFIGPVHVEDVALAHITLFENPSASGRHLCVEPICHWSDFASKVAELYPDYKVPKFREDTQPGLVRAEAVPKKLMALGLQFTPLEKIIRDAVESLRSRGCIA from the exons ATGGCGACAGGAGTTGGGGAGGCCAGGGGGGAGACGGTGCTGGTCACCGGCGCCAGCGGCTTCATCGGCTCCTGGACcgtgcgcctcctcctcgcccgcggCTACGCCGTCCACGCCGCCGTCCTCAACCCCG ATGACAAGGCCGAGACGGAGCACCTCCTGGCGCTCGCCGGCGGCGACGAGGCCCGCGTCCGCTTCTTCCCGTGCGACCTCCTCGACGGCGCCGCCATGCTCGCCGCCGCGCGCGGCTGCTCCGGCGTCTTCCACCTCGCCTCGCCCTGCACCGTCGACCGCGTCCTCGACCCCCAG AAGGAGCTGGTGGTGCCGGCCGTGGAGGGGACGCTCAACGTGCTGCGCGCCGCCAAGGACGCCGGGGGGGTGCGCCGGGTGGTGGTGACCTCGTCCGTCTCCGCCGTCGTGCCCTGCCCCGGGTGGCCCGCCGGCGAGGTCCTCGACGAGCGCTGCTGGACCGACATAGACTACTGCGACAAGAACGGG GTCTGGTACCCTGCTTCAAAGACACTGGCTGAGAAGGCAGCGTGGAAGTTTGCAGAGGAGAATGGACTGGATGTGGTTGTGGTCAATCCAGGGACAGTTTTAGGCCCGATGATTCCACCGAGGATCAATGCTAGCATGACCATGTTTCTCCGCTTGCTTGAAG GCTGCACCGAGGAGTACAAGGATTTCTTCATCGGGCCAGTCCACGTGGAAGACGTCGCGTTAGCCCATATCACGCTGTTCGAGAACCCATCTGCATCCGGGAGGCACCTCTGCGTGGAGCCCATCTGTCACTGGAGCGATTTCGCGTCCAAAGTCGCCGAGCTCTACCCCGACTACAAAGTCCCAAA GTTCCGTGAGGACACGCAGCCTGGGCTGGTGAGAGCGGAGGCGGTGCCGAAGAAGCTGATGGCGCTGGGCCTGCAGTTCACTCCGTTGGAGAAGATCATCAGGGACGCCGTGGAGAGCCTCCGGAGCAGAGGGTGCATCGCCTGA